One window of the Camelina sativa cultivar DH55 chromosome 1, Cs, whole genome shotgun sequence genome contains the following:
- the LOC104704026 gene encoding mediator of RNA polymerase II transcription subunit 14-like: MSAMAESGQETVDFSALFSGAAGDSYLSLQELVDKSKTTELSDTDKKFSLLKYVVKTQQRMLRLNALAKWCKQVPLINYFQDLESTLSAHDMCFTQAADSLFFMHEGLQQARAPVYDVPSAVEILLTGSYQRLPKCLDDVGMQSSLDEHQQKPALRKLEVLVRSKLLEITLPKEITEVKISKGTVTLSVDGEFKVLVTLGYRGYLSMWRILHLDLLVGERSGPIKLEVTRRHILGDDLERRMSVAENPFTILYTVLHELCVAIVMDTVIRQVRALLQGRWKDAIRFDLISDTGTTPANQEGEADSVSLRTPGVKLMYWSDSEKNSGSFIKIEPGSDLQIKCSHNTFVIDPLTRKEAKFSLDQSCIDVEMLLLKAICCNRYTRLLEIQKELLRNARICRAPSDVILQALLDEPGIEGGTVVDSKEQVEPEVLRVRAYGSSFFTLGINIRSGRFLLQSSKSILTPSILEEFEDALNQGSISAVDAFINMRSKSILHFFAAIGKFLGLEVYEHGFGTSKVPKSLLDGSSILTLGFPDCESSHMLMELEKDFTPLFKLVETQMVGSGQPQSFNDPSNILRVKKIDIGQIRILEDDLNLITSDVVKFVSSFSDTEAINQASGHRHPGLVDEALTEMSGSQLSFSSIVDDVFGLQKGTTSLVSSDGHGSVPKNFSVVNGPGKDPMLTSYHSDSLYNLQGPLQSGSFNMLSSPPGKGSAIKKTAISKSEQELSMIQSPSLSAGNGVYDSGSRLVTESSLSPLPVSQTADLATSSDSPLSRKGQKSRKRSVSDLLRLIPSLLGVQGVATPNKRIKISESQSELVKSWSPTSQTLSTAMTTSTKTIGCSYGNLIAEANKGNAPSSVFVYALLHVVRHSSLSLKHAKLTSQMDALDIQYVEEVGLRDAFSDIWFRLPFAKNDSWQHICLQLGRPGSMCWDVKINDQHFRDLWELQKGSKTTPWGGEVHIANSSDVDSHIRYDPEGVVLSYQSVEADSIKKLVADIQRLSNARMFSLGMRKLLGIKADEKTEECAGIPAIKGPAGGKGSGEPVDRWRAFKIEAVGLTSLWFSFGSGVLARFVVEWESGKDGCTMHVSPDQLWPHTKFLEDFINGAEVESLLDCIRLTAGPLHALAAATRPARASTTTGMPVVPATASSRQSNQIQQTPSTLAAPNAVGQSASTISGNTVAPSAASPLGGSFHGVAMLAAAGRSGPGIVPSSLLPIDVSVVLRGPYWIRIIYRKRFAVDMRCFAGDQVWLQPATPPKGGASIGGSLPCPQFRPFIMEHVAQELNGLEPNLTSSQGAANPNSANPTVNGGNRVNFSPSSAMSRAAMNRVASVASGSLVSGLPVRRTPGTAVPAHVRGELNTAIIGLGDDGGYGGGWVPLVALKKVLRGILKYLGVLWLFAQLPDLLREILGSILKDNEGALLNLDQEQPALRFFVGGYVFAVSVHRVQLLLQVLSVRRFHHQQQQQQQNGSSAAAQEELTQSEIGEICDYFSRRVASEPYDASRVASFITLLTLPISVLREFLKLIAWKKGLSQSQQAGEIAPAQRPRIELCLENHSGTDLDNNCAAKSNIHYDRPHNTVDFALTVVLDPALIPHINAAGGAAWLPYCVSVRLRYTFGENSSLTLLGMEGSHGGRACWQRVDDWEKCKQRVSRTVEVNGSAAGDLTQGKLKLIADSVQRTLHLCLQVLRDGNNNNTLQKEFTI; encoded by the exons GTTCCTCTTATAAATTACTTTCAAGACCTTGAGAGCACATTATCCGCTCATGATATGTGCTTCACACAAGCTGCGGATTCACTGTTTTTCATGCATGAAGGTCTACAGCAAGCTCGCGCCCCTGTCTATGATGTTCCCTCTGCTGTTGAGATTTTGCTGACAGGTTCGTATCAGCGCTTGCCAAAGTGTCTAGACGATGTGGGAATGCAGAGCTCTTTGGATGAGCATCAACAGAAACCAGCTCTAAGAAAGCTGGAGGTACTTGTCCGTTCCAAACTTCTTGAAATCACACTTCCAAAAGAAATAACAGAGGTGAAAATTTCTAAAGGTACAGTTACCTTATCCGTCGACGGGGAATTTAAGGTTCTTGTTACTCTTGGTTACCGTGGGTACCTATCCATGTGGAGGATATTGCATTTGGATCTGCTTGTTGGTGAAAGAAGTGGCCCCATTAAACTCGAAGTGACAAGACGGCATATACTTGGAGATGATTTAGAGCGTCGAATGTCCGTGGCAGAAAATCCATTCACAATATTATACACGGTGCTCCATGAGCTGTGCGTTGCCATTGTCATGGACACAGTCATAAGGCAGGTCCGAGCTCTTCTTCAGGGGAGATGGAAAGATGCAATTCGATTCGACTTAATTTCGGATACCGGCACCACACCAGCGAACCAAGAAGGAGAGGCAGATTCTGTTAGTCTTCGAACGCCAGGAGTGAAACTTATGTACTGGTCCGACTCTGAAAAAAATTCTGGTTCATTCATTAAAATTGAACCAGGGTCAGATCTCCAGATTAAGTGTTCCCACAACACATTTGTAATTGACCCACTTACTAGAAAGGAAGCCAAGTTTTCCCTCGATCAGAGTTGCATTGACGTGGAGATGCTTCTGCTTAAAGCGATATGCTGTAATAGATATACCCGTCTTCTTGAAATTCAAAAAGAGCTTTTGAGGAATGCTAGAATTTGCCGAGCTCCTAGTGATGTCATTCTTCAGGCGCTCCTGGATGAGCCTGGTATTGAG GGAGGTACCGTGGTAGATTCTAAAGAACAAGTAGAGCCAGAGGTCTTACGTGTCCGAGCCTATGGATCATCATTTTTCACACTGGGGATAAATATAAG GTCTGGCCGGTTTCTTCTTCAGTCATCCAAGAGTATATTGACCCCCTCCATCTTGGAAGAATTTGAAGATGCGTTAAATCAAGGAAGTATAAGTGCAGTTGACGCCTTCATCAACATGAGAAGCAAAAgcattttgcatttttttgctGCCATTGGCAAATTTTTGGGTCTTGAG GTATATGAACATGGTTTTGGTACAAGCAAAGTTCCTAAAAGCCTCTTGGATGGGTCAAGCATTCTTACTTTGGGATTCCCCGACTGTGAAAGCTCTCACATGCTCATGGAGCTCGAGAAGGACTTCACACCATTGTTCAAATTAGTGGAAACTCAGATGGTTGGTTCAGGACAACCTCAGTCTTTCAATGATCCGAGCAATATATTGCGAGTTAAGAAGATTGATATTGGGCAGATACGGATTCTCGAAGATGATCTTAACTTGATTACATCCGATGTGGTTAAATTTGTATCTTCATTCTCAGATACTGAGGCTATAAATCAAGCATCTGGACACCGTCACCCTGGATTGGTTGACGAGGCTTTGACAGAAATGAGTGGAAGCCAGTTGAGTTTCTCTAGCATTGTAGATGACGTCTTTGGACTTCAGAAAGGGACAACGTCTCTGGTCTCAAGTGATGGGCATGGCTCAGTTCCCAAGAATTTCTCTGTTGTTAACGGCCCTGGAAAAGATCCAATGTTGACTAGCTATCATTCAGATTCCTTGTATAATCTGCAGGGTCCCTTACAATCTGGGTCTTTTAATATGCTATCATCTCCCCCTGGGAAAGGTTCAGCTATCAAGAAgacagccatctccaaatctgAGCAGGAGTTATCCATGATACAGTCTCCTTCCCTATCTGCTGGGAATGGAGTCTATGATTCAGGCTCTAGACTGGTCACTGAATCTTCATTGTCACCTCTTCCCGTAT CTCAAACTGCTGATCTTGCAACTTCGTCTGATAGTCCTTTGTCAAGAAAAGGCCAGAAGTCCCGGAAACGTTCAGTTTCAGATTTGCTAAGATTGATCCCATCACTCCTGGGAGTGCAAGGTGTAGCTACTCCCAATAAGAGAATAAAAATCTCCGAATCACAGAGTGAATTAGTGAAGAGTTGGAGCCCTACATCACAGACCTTATCCACTGCCATGACAACTTCAACAAAAACTATTGGATGCAGCTATGGGAATCTTATAGCTGAAGCAAACAAGGGGAATGCACCTTCAAGCGTTTTTGTCTATGCTCTTCTTCATGTTGTCAGGCATTCTTCGCTATCCCTAAAGCATGCCAAACTAACAAGTCAGATGGACGCATTGGATATTCAATATGTTGAGGAAGTGGGACTTAGAGATGCATTTTCAGATATATGGTTCCGTCTTCCATTTGCTAAAAATGATTCTTGGCAACATATATGCTTGCAGCTTGGTAGACCTGGAAGCATGTGTTGGGATGTGAAAATAAATGACCAACATTTCAGGGATCTCTGGGAACTTCAGAAGGGAAGTAAAACCACACCGTGGGGAGGTGAAGTTCACATTGCGAACTCATCTGATGTTGATTCCCATATCCGTTATGACCCTGAAGGTGTTGTTCTGAGCTATCAATCTGTAGAAGCCGATAGTATAAAGAAGCTTGTGGCGGACATACAGAGGCTTTCAAATGCtagaatgttttctcttggtatGCGGAAACTACTTGGTATAAAGGCAGATGAAAAAACAGAAGAATGCGCTGGTATTCCTGCTATTAAAGGGCCGGCTGGAGGGAAAGGCAGTGGTGAGCCAGTTGATAGATGGAGAGCCTTCAAGATTGAGGCAGTGGGATTAACAAGCCTGTGGTTTAGCTTTGGTTCAGGCGTTTTGGCGCGCTTTGTTGTCGAGTGGGAATCAGGTAAAGATGGATGCACCATGCATGTATCCCCTGACCAACTCTGGCCGCATACGAAG TTCTTGGAGGATTTCATAAATGGAGCGGAGGTAGAATCTCTATTGGACTGCATTCGCCTTACTGCTGGGCCTTTGCATGCATTAGCTGCCGCTACTCGCCCTGCCAGAGCTAGTACTACCACTGGCATGCCTGTTGTACCCGCTACAGCGTCTTCAAGACAATCAAATCAGATACAACAAACTCCTTCAACTCTAGCAGCACCTAATGCTGTTGGCCAGTCTGCCTCTACAATTTCAGGAAATACTGTTGCGCCTTCTGCTGCAAGCCCACTCGGTGGTAGTTTCCATGGAGTTGCAATGCTAGCAGCTGCAGGGAGAAGTGGACCTGGAATCGTTCCAAGCTCACTCTTGCCCATTGATGTCTCTGTAGTCCTCCGTGGACCCTATTGGATAAGAATCATATACCGCAAACGTTTTGCAGTGGACATGAGATGCTTTGCTGGAGATCAAGTCTGGTTGCAACCAGCAACTCCACCCAAGGGTGGTGCATCTATTGGAGGCTCCTTGCCATGTCCCCAATTCAGACCTTTCATCATGGAACATGTTGCTCAAGAATTAAACGGTTTAGAACCGAATTTGACGAGTAGCCAAGGAGCAGCAAATCCCAACAGTGCAAACCCAACTGTTAACGGTGGGAACAGAGTTAACTTTTCCCCCTCTAGTGCAATGTCAAGAGCGGCGATGAATCGTGTAGCTAGTGTTGCTTCAGGATCTTTAGTCTCAGGATTGCCTGTGCGTAGAACACCAGGCACTGCTGTGCCAGCACATGTAAGAGGCGAATTAAACACAGCGATTATTGGTTTAGGTGATGATGGTGGCTATGGCGGAGGGTGGGTTCCTCTTGTGGCTCTTAAAAAGGTTTTGCGTGGTATCCTTAAATATCTTGGAGTACTGTGGCTATTTGCTCAGTTACCAGATCTCTTAAGAGAGATCTTAGGTTCAATCTTGAAGGATAACGAAGGCGCTCTCTTGAATTTAGACCAAGAACAACCAGCCTTGCGCTTTTTTGTTGG tggGTATGTATTTGCTGTGAGTGTCCATAGagttcagcttcttcttcaagtccTTAGCGTAAGGCGATTCCATcaccagcagcaacaacagcagcaaAACGGTTCTTCTGCTGCTGCTCAAGAGGAGTTAACCCAGTCAGAGATTGGAGAAATCTGTGACTATTTCAGCCGCCGTGTTGCATCAGAACCTTACGATGCTTCAAGAGTTGCCTCTTTTATAACACTGCTCACATTACCCATATCGGTCTTAAGAGAGTTTCTGAAACTTATAGCTTGGAAAAAAGGATTATCCCAATCACAACAAGCTGGAGAGATTGCACCTGCACAGAGGCCTCGAATCGAGCTATGTCTAGAGAATCATTCCGGTACAGATTTAGACAACAATTGTGCAGCTAAAAGCAATATCCATTATGACCGGCCTCACAACACGGTTGACTTTGCGTTGACCGTCGTTCTTGATCCTGCGCTGATACCCCATATAAACGCAGCTGGAGGAGCAGCGTGGTTACCGTACTGTGTATCGGTTAGGTTAAGATACACATTTGGCGAAAACTCTAGCTTGACGCTTCTTGGAATGGAGGGAAGTCATGGAGGGCGAGCTTGTTGGCAACGAGTTGATGACTGGGAGAAATGTAAACAGAGAGTGAGTCGTACAGTGGAAGTCAATGGTTCAGCTGCAGGAGATTTGACACAAGGAAAACTCAAGTTGATTGCAGATAGTGTCCAGAGAACATTGCATCTATGTCTTCAAGTTCTCAGAGATGGTAACAATAACAACACTCTTCAAAAGGAATTTACCATATAG
- the LOC104704116 gene encoding pentatricopeptide repeat-containing protein At3g04750, mitochondrial-like isoform X1 codes for MLGRRVIRLFATETGSKKTWDPVQCLQFNHPSLVLLENCNSRNQFKQVLAQIMRFNLIGDTFPMSRLILFSAITYPENIDFAKLLFLNFTPNPNVFVCNTMISAVSSSKKECFGLYGSMIRHRVSPDRQTFLYLMKASSFLSEVKQIHCHIIVSGCLSLGNNYLWNYLVKLYMELGSFGFAEKVFDIMPEPDVCSFTVMIVCYAKKGFSLEALELYYKMVGDGIEPDDHAVLGLLVCSGHLSDIRLGKGVHGWIERRRPCHSSNLILSNALLDMYFKCKEPGLAKRAFDAMMKKDMRSWNTMVGGFVRLGDMKAAQAVFDQMPKRDLVSWNTLLFGYSKKGYDQRAVRGLFYEMMVAEKVKPDRVSMVSLISGAANNGDLSHGRWVHGLLIRLQLKGDAFLSSALIDMYCKCGIIKRAFMVFKTATEKDVALWTSMITGLAFHGNGQQALQLFERMQEEGVMPNKVTLLAVLTACSHNGLVEEGLHVFNHMKEKFGFDPETEHYGSLVDLLCRAGRVEEAKALMLQKMPMKPTQSMWGSILSTCRGGEDIETAEMALTELLKLEPEKEGGYVLLSNLYATVGRWGYSDKTREAMESRGVKKSAGYSSVVGVGGIHSFVAAEKQNHPRWLEIKGILQHLHDEMKSKNWISWTCW; via the coding sequence ATGTTGGGTCGTCGGGTAATTCGATTGTTTGCCACAGAGACTGGGAGCAAGAAGACATGGGATCCTGTTCAATGCCTTCAGTTCAATCACCCATCTCTTGTTCTGCTCGAGAATTGCAATTCCAGGAATCAGTTCAAGCAGGTTTTGGCACAGATCATGCGTTTCAATCTCATCGGCGATACGTTTCCAATGAGCCGTCTTATCTTGTTCTCGGCTATCACATATCCAGAGAACATCGACTTCGCGAAGCTTCTGTTTCTTAATTTCACTCCAAACCccaatgtttttgtttgcaacACAATGATCTCTGCTGTTTCGAGCTCCAAAAAGGAATGCTTTGGTCTGTATGGTTCTATGATTAGGCACCGTGTTTCTCCGGACAGGCAAACGTTTCTCTACCTCATGAAAGCTTCGAGCTTTCTGTCGGAAGTGAAGCAGATCCATTGCCATATCATTGTTTCTGGGTGTTTGTCTCTTGGGAATAATTACCTGTGGAATTATCTGGTTAAGTTATACATGGAGTTGGGGAGTTTTGGTTTTGCAGAGAAGGTGTTTGATATAATGCCTGAGCCAGATGTCTGCTCTTTTACCGTTATGATTGTTTGTTATGCCAAGAAGGGTTTTAGTTTAGAGGCTCTGGAACTTTATTATAAGATGGTTGGTGATGGTATTGAACCTGATGACCACGCAGTGTTGGGGCTTCTTGTTTGTTCTGGTCATTTATCAGATATTAGGCTTGGGAAGGGAGTTCATGGTTGGATTGAGAGGAGGAGACCATGTCATTCATCTAATTTGATTCTGAGCAATGCTCTTTTAGACATGTATTTCAAATGCAAAGAACCTGGTCTTGCAAAAAGAGCTTTTGATGCGATGATGAAGAAAGACATGCGTTCTTGGAACACCATGGTTGGTGGGTTTGTTAGGCTTGGAGACATGAAAGCTGCTCAGGCTGTTTTTGATCAGATGCCCAAAAGGGATCTTGTTTCTTGGAATACTCTGCTTTTTGGTTACTCGAAGAAGGGATACGACCAAAGAGCCGTTAGAGGATTGTTCTATGAAATGATGGTTGCAGAGAAGGTCAAACCAGACCGTGTCAGTATGGTTAGTTTGATAAGTGGTGCAGCAAACAATGGAGATCTGAGCCATGGAAGATGGGTGCATGGTTTATTGATCCGTCTGCAACTGAAAGGTGATGCCTTTCTGAGTTCTGCTCTGATAGATATGTACTGCAAATGTGGTATCATTAAGCGGGCTTTCATGGTTTTCAAGACAGCTACCGAAAAAGATGTCGCCCTATGGACATCAATGATTACTGGGTTAGCCTTCCATGGAAATGGCCAACAAGCTCTGCAATTATTCGAAAGAATGCAAGAAGAAGGCGTGATGCCAAACAAAGTCACTCTGCTCGCTGTCCTAACAGCTTGCAGTCATAATGGACTCGTGGAGGAAGGGCTACACGTTTTCAACCACATGAAGGAGAAATTCGGCTTTGACCCTGAAACTGAACATTACGGAAGCCTTGTGGATCTGTTGTGTAGGGCAGGGAGAGTAGAGGAAGCTAAAGCCTTAATGCTACAGAAGATGCCAATGAAACCAACTCAGTCAATGTGGGGGTCAATCTTAAGCACTTGTCGGGGAGGTGAAGACATTGAAACCGCAGAGATGGCTTTAACAGAATTGCTTAAGTTGGAACCTGAAAAAGAAGGCGGATACGTTTTGTTGTCAAATTTATATGCAACCGTTGGACGATGGGGATATTCAGACAAGACAAGAGAAGCAATGGAGAGTCGCGGAGTAAAGAAGAGTGCAGGATATAGTAGTGTAGTTGGAGTAGGGGGAATTCATAGCTTTGTGGCTGCAGAGAAACAAAACCATCCAAGGTGGTTGGAGATAAAAGGAATATTGCAGCATCTGCATGATGAAATGAAGTCAAAAAATTGGATCTCTTGGACTTGTTGGTAA
- the LOC104704116 gene encoding pentatricopeptide repeat-containing protein At3g04750, mitochondrial-like isoform X2 gives MLGRRVIRLFATETGSKKTWDPVQCLQFNHPSLVLLENCNSRNQFKQVLAQIMRFNLIGDTFPMSRLILFSAITYPENIDFAKLLFLNFTPNPNVFVCNTMISAVSSSKKECFGLYGSMIRHRVSPDRQTFLYLMKASSFLSEVKQIHCHIIVSGCLSLGNNYLWNYLVKLYMELGSFGFAEKVFDIMPEPDVCSFTVMIVCYAKKGFSLEALELYYKMVGDGIEPDDHAVLGLLVCSGHLSDIRLGKGVHGWIERRRPCHSSNLILSNALLDMYFKCKEPGLAKRAFDAMMKKDMRSWNTMVGGFVRLGDMKAAQAVFDQMPKRDLVSWNTLLFGYSKKGYDQRAVRGLFYEMMVAEKVKPDRVSMVSLISGAANNGDLSHGRWVHGLLIRLQLKGDAFLSSALIDMYCKCGIIKRAFMVFKTATEKDVALWTSMITGLAFHGNGQQALQLFERMQEEGVMPNKVTLLAVLTACSHNGLVEEGLHVFNHMKEKFGFDPETEHYGSLVDLLCRAGRVEEAKALMLQKMPMKPTQSMWGSILSTCRGGEDIETAEMALTELLKLEPEKEGGYVLLSNLYATVGRWGYSDKTREAMESRGVKKSAGYSSVVGVGGIHSFVAAEKQNHPRWLEIKGILQHLHDEMKSKNWISWTC, from the exons ATGTTGGGTCGTCGGGTAATTCGATTGTTTGCCACAGAGACTGGGAGCAAGAAGACATGGGATCCTGTTCAATGCCTTCAGTTCAATCACCCATCTCTTGTTCTGCTCGAGAATTGCAATTCCAGGAATCAGTTCAAGCAGGTTTTGGCACAGATCATGCGTTTCAATCTCATCGGCGATACGTTTCCAATGAGCCGTCTTATCTTGTTCTCGGCTATCACATATCCAGAGAACATCGACTTCGCGAAGCTTCTGTTTCTTAATTTCACTCCAAACCccaatgtttttgtttgcaacACAATGATCTCTGCTGTTTCGAGCTCCAAAAAGGAATGCTTTGGTCTGTATGGTTCTATGATTAGGCACCGTGTTTCTCCGGACAGGCAAACGTTTCTCTACCTCATGAAAGCTTCGAGCTTTCTGTCGGAAGTGAAGCAGATCCATTGCCATATCATTGTTTCTGGGTGTTTGTCTCTTGGGAATAATTACCTGTGGAATTATCTGGTTAAGTTATACATGGAGTTGGGGAGTTTTGGTTTTGCAGAGAAGGTGTTTGATATAATGCCTGAGCCAGATGTCTGCTCTTTTACCGTTATGATTGTTTGTTATGCCAAGAAGGGTTTTAGTTTAGAGGCTCTGGAACTTTATTATAAGATGGTTGGTGATGGTATTGAACCTGATGACCACGCAGTGTTGGGGCTTCTTGTTTGTTCTGGTCATTTATCAGATATTAGGCTTGGGAAGGGAGTTCATGGTTGGATTGAGAGGAGGAGACCATGTCATTCATCTAATTTGATTCTGAGCAATGCTCTTTTAGACATGTATTTCAAATGCAAAGAACCTGGTCTTGCAAAAAGAGCTTTTGATGCGATGATGAAGAAAGACATGCGTTCTTGGAACACCATGGTTGGTGGGTTTGTTAGGCTTGGAGACATGAAAGCTGCTCAGGCTGTTTTTGATCAGATGCCCAAAAGGGATCTTGTTTCTTGGAATACTCTGCTTTTTGGTTACTCGAAGAAGGGATACGACCAAAGAGCCGTTAGAGGATTGTTCTATGAAATGATGGTTGCAGAGAAGGTCAAACCAGACCGTGTCAGTATGGTTAGTTTGATAAGTGGTGCAGCAAACAATGGAGATCTGAGCCATGGAAGATGGGTGCATGGTTTATTGATCCGTCTGCAACTGAAAGGTGATGCCTTTCTGAGTTCTGCTCTGATAGATATGTACTGCAAATGTGGTATCATTAAGCGGGCTTTCATGGTTTTCAAGACAGCTACCGAAAAAGATGTCGCCCTATGGACATCAATGATTACTGGGTTAGCCTTCCATGGAAATGGCCAACAAGCTCTGCAATTATTCGAAAGAATGCAAGAAGAAGGCGTGATGCCAAACAAAGTCACTCTGCTCGCTGTCCTAACAGCTTGCAGTCATAATGGACTCGTGGAGGAAGGGCTACACGTTTTCAACCACATGAAGGAGAAATTCGGCTTTGACCCTGAAACTGAACATTACGGAAGCCTTGTGGATCTGTTGTGTAGGGCAGGGAGAGTAGAGGAAGCTAAAGCCTTAATGCTACAGAAGATGCCAATGAAACCAACTCAGTCAATGTGGGGGTCAATCTTAAGCACTTGTCGGGGAGGTGAAGACATTGAAACCGCAGAGATGGCTTTAACAGAATTGCTTAAGTTGGAACCTGAAAAAGAAGGCGGATACGTTTTGTTGTCAAATTTATATGCAACCGTTGGACGATGGGGATATTCAGACAAGACAAGAGAAGCAATGGAGAGTCGCGGAGTAAAGAAGAGTGCAGGATATAGTAGTGTAGTTGGAGTAGGGGGAATTCATAGCTTTGTGGCTGCAGAGAAACAAAACCATCCAAGGTGGTTGGAGATAAAAGGAATATTGCAGCATCTGCATGATGAAATGAAGTCAAAAAATTGGATCTCTTGGACTTGTTG A
- the LOC109124962 gene encoding pentatricopeptide repeat-containing protein At3g04750, mitochondrial-like — protein sequence MITGLAFHGNGQQALQLFERMQEEGVMPNKVTLLAVLTACSHNGLVEEGLHVFNHMKEKFGFDPETEHYGSLVDLLCRAGRVEEAKALMLQKMPMKPTQSMWGSILSTCRGGEDIETAEMALTELLKLEPEKEGGYVLLSNLYATVGRWGYSDKTREAMESRGVKKSAGYSSVVGVGGIHSFVAAEKQNHPRWLEIKGILQHLHDEMKSKNWISWTC from the exons ATGATTACTGGGTTAGCCTTCCATGGAAATGGCCAACAAGCTCTGCAATTATTCGAAAGAATGCAAGAAGAAGGCGTGATGCCAAACAAAGTCACTCTGCTCGCTGTCCTAACAGCTTGCAGTCATAATGGACTCGTGGAGGAAGGGCTACACGTTTTCAACCACATGAAGGAGAAATTCGGCTTTGACCCTGAAACTGAACATTACGGAAGCCTTGTGGATCTGTTGTGTAGGGCAGGGAGAGTAGAGGAAGCTAAAGCCTTAATGCTACAGAAGATGCCAATGAAACCAACTCAGTCAATGTGGGGGTCAATCTTAAGCACTTGTCGGGGAGGTGAAGACATTGAAACCGCAGAGATGGCTTTAACAGAATTGCTTAAGTTGGAACCTGAAAAAGAAGGCGGATACGTTTTGTTGTCAAATTTATATGCAACCGTTGGACGATGGGGATATTCAGACAAGACAAGAGAAGCAATGGAGAGTCGCGGAGTAAAGAAGAGTGCAGGATATAGTAGTGTAGTTGGAGTAGGGGGAATTCATAGCTTTGTGGCTGCAGAGAAACAAAACCATCCAAGGTGGTTGGAGATAAAAGGAATATTGCAGCATCTGCATGATGAAATGAAGTCAAAAAATTGGATCTCTTGGACTTGTTG A